A genomic window from Methanovulcanius yangii includes:
- a CDS encoding ferredoxin domain-containing protein, whose translation MNPEERAVAAVADMMALSARTAPKGKGADSIRIRVKQGSDIAVLSAEMRSIGEEMGIGFFIRDAGNVEACDACVLIGCEGGTNLGLNCGGCGFQTCAAMKEEYQASISGAPFSGPNCVIKMADLGIAVGSAVKTASIHNVDNRIMYSAGVAALRLGWLDTCSVAYGIPLKAGGKNIFFDR comes from the coding sequence ATGAATCCCGAAGAGCGTGCAGTCGCTGCGGTGGCCGATATGATGGCACTCTCCGCCCGTACAGCACCCAAAGGGAAAGGTGCAGATTCGATCAGAATCCGGGTGAAGCAGGGATCAGATATTGCCGTCCTTTCCGCTGAGATGCGCTCTATTGGAGAAGAAATGGGCATAGGATTCTTCATCCGTGACGCCGGGAATGTCGAGGCCTGTGATGCCTGTGTCCTGATCGGCTGTGAAGGAGGCACCAATCTGGGGTTGAACTGCGGGGGATGTGGATTTCAGACCTGTGCCGCTATGAAGGAGGAATATCAGGCATCCATATCGGGGGCGCCATTTTCCGGACCGAATTGTGTTATCAAGATGGCGGACCTCGGAATCGCGGTCGGATCGGCAGTAAAAACCGCTTCGATACATAATGTGGATAACCGCATCATGTACTCTGCAGGAGTCGCTGCCCTGCGTCTGGGATGGCTGGACACATGTTCCGTTGCATATGGAATACCCCTGAAGGCAGGGGGCAAGAATATTTTCTTTGATCGGTAG
- a CDS encoding GHMP kinase — translation MARMTIRGGDLDLVEYDFSPFPPGEHINTLGYDCRDRVSPCKGPVTVRVPARIHSSVLDMNRFAPDHPGGGGIGFAIRIYGEATVRCTPSDVKINYSRIPMLRHLVAVMKAVTGYSGGFIIDVVDHERKHVGLGSTGTVLIAVAHAINVALGTPLTREQVRLLVGHNYVEETASGDVVGGFETGVGPAAVTYGGMAVMGDELTLVCQHSFAGDKNVFIIIPPMEADVAGESEFHILMNRARSLDYRDRELKAYLIMMDLIPALVKDDLRRIGDVIWEIEFRGSKRAEVEHNSFEIYQYMAKLREAGFEFVGMSSVGPSISVITEKSREELEAVIEQFGLDIAIETQVDNEGIQIIR, via the coding sequence ATGGCACGAATGACGATACGTGGTGGGGATCTGGATCTCGTAGAGTACGATTTTTCTCCGTTTCCACCGGGAGAGCACATCAATACGCTTGGGTACGACTGCAGGGACCGGGTGTCCCCGTGCAAGGGCCCGGTTACGGTACGGGTCCCGGCACGTATTCACTCGTCGGTTCTTGACATGAACCGGTTTGCTCCCGATCATCCAGGCGGAGGAGGAATTGGGTTTGCCATCAGGATATATGGCGAGGCAACGGTGCGGTGTACGCCCTCCGATGTAAAGATTAATTATTCAAGGATCCCGATGCTCAGGCATCTCGTTGCGGTCATGAAAGCAGTCACGGGGTATTCCGGTGGATTCATCATCGACGTCGTGGATCATGAGCGAAAGCATGTCGGCCTCGGCTCGACGGGAACGGTACTCATTGCCGTTGCACATGCCATCAATGTCGCACTCGGCACTCCCCTGACCAGGGAACAGGTCCGGCTGCTGGTCGGCCACAATTATGTGGAGGAAACTGCATCGGGGGATGTCGTCGGCGGATTTGAAACCGGTGTCGGCCCTGCGGCCGTTACCTACGGCGGCATGGCGGTGATGGGTGATGAACTGACTCTCGTATGCCAGCACTCTTTTGCGGGGGACAAGAATGTGTTCATCATCATTCCGCCGATGGAGGCGGATGTTGCCGGAGAAAGCGAGTTCCATATCCTTATGAACCGTGCCCGGAGTCTTGATTACCGTGACCGGGAGCTGAAGGCATACCTGATCATGATGGATCTGATTCCCGCACTCGTGAAAGACGATCTCCGGCGAATCGGGGATGTGATCTGGGAGATTGAATTCAGAGGTTCGAAAAGGGCGGAGGTGGAGCACAATTCATTTGAAATCTACCAGTACATGGCAAAACTCCGCGAGGCGGGGTTCGAGTTTGTTGGAATGAGTTCCGTCGGGCCGTCTATATCCGTTATCACTGAAAAATCCCGTGAGGAACTCGAAGCCGTGATTGAACAGTTCGGACTTGATATCGCCATCGAGACGCAGGTCGACAACGAAGGCATACAGATCATCAGATGA
- the gltA gene encoding NADPH-dependent glutamate synthase yields the protein MNRRPAEERIHDFGEVDTGLPEQTAVLEALRCMECPRPMCVQGCPVCIDIPAFISAIAHENFREAARIVKKDNMLPAICGRVCPQENQCQGSCIMSKKGKPVRIGALERFIADWERDNGAESPDVASPTGKRVAVVGSGPAGITAASELARAGHSVTIFESLHKAGGVLTYGIPAFRLPKDIVEFEIDQVLAMGATLELNHVVGRSVPVDDLLSYDAVFIGTGAGLPYFMGIEGENLNGVYSANEFLTRVNLMHADQFPDYDTPVMRGSRVAVVGGGNVAMDSARVARRLGAKVYLIYRRREEDLPARADEVHNAVEEGVEMVCCANPVRILGGPEVRGVECVKMDMCELDAGGRPIPRPSEGDGSHFTLDVDMVVEAIGQGPNPLLSGLIPGLERGPKGNIVVDDDGRTSIPHVFAAGDIATGAATVIWAMGSAKKAAQSINRMLAE from the coding sequence ATGAACCGCCGGCCGGCTGAGGAAAGAATCCATGACTTCGGAGAAGTCGATACCGGTCTTCCCGAACAGACCGCAGTACTGGAAGCCCTTCGCTGTATGGAGTGCCCACGACCAATGTGCGTTCAGGGCTGCCCGGTCTGCATCGACATCCCCGCATTTATCAGTGCCATCGCACATGAGAATTTCCGCGAGGCGGCAAGGATTGTCAAAAAGGATAACATGCTCCCTGCAATCTGCGGCAGAGTCTGCCCCCAGGAGAACCAGTGCCAGGGTTCCTGCATCATGTCAAAAAAAGGGAAGCCTGTGCGCATTGGTGCCCTTGAGCGGTTCATTGCCGACTGGGAACGGGATAACGGTGCCGAATCGCCTGATGTGGCGTCTCCCACCGGAAAACGGGTGGCGGTTGTTGGTTCGGGACCTGCAGGCATCACCGCTGCATCCGAACTTGCCCGGGCCGGTCACAGCGTGACCATATTCGAATCCCTCCATAAAGCAGGAGGGGTACTCACCTACGGCATACCGGCATTTCGTCTGCCCAAGGACATCGTTGAGTTCGAGATCGATCAGGTCCTTGCAATGGGTGCTACCCTTGAACTGAACCATGTCGTCGGCCGGAGCGTTCCGGTCGACGACCTGCTTTCCTATGATGCCGTGTTCATCGGCACCGGTGCGGGTCTTCCATATTTCATGGGAATCGAGGGAGAAAACCTCAACGGTGTCTATTCAGCGAACGAATTCCTGACTCGCGTCAATCTGATGCACGCAGACCAGTTCCCGGACTACGATACTCCCGTTATGAGGGGGAGCCGCGTGGCTGTCGTCGGTGGAGGAAACGTGGCGATGGATTCTGCACGGGTCGCGCGTCGTCTCGGCGCAAAGGTGTATCTGATTTACCGCAGACGGGAAGAAGATCTCCCGGCCCGCGCCGACGAGGTACATAATGCTGTCGAGGAAGGAGTGGAAATGGTCTGCTGTGCCAACCCCGTGCGTATCCTCGGCGGACCGGAGGTCCGCGGTGTCGAATGCGTGAAGATGGATATGTGCGAACTCGACGCAGGCGGCAGACCCATCCCCCGTCCGTCTGAGGGTGACGGGAGCCACTTCACGCTGGATGTCGACATGGTTGTCGAAGCCATCGGTCAGGGACCGAACCCTCTCCTCTCCGGCCTTATCCCGGGCCTCGAACGCGGCCCGAAAGGAAATATTGTGGTTGATGACGACGGCAGGACATCCATCCCGCATGTCTTTGCTGCAGGCGACATTGCTACCGGTGCCGCAACCGTCATATGGGCAATGGGATCTGCGAAAAAGGCGGCTCAGTCAATAAATCGCATGCTTGCTGAATAG
- a CDS encoding sulfide/dihydroorotate dehydrogenase-like FAD/NAD-binding protein, translated as MVYKIQQAEKIAENIYEFWINAPHVSFNAQAGQFVVIRIDEKGERIPLTISAVDGENVRIVFMAVGKTTTQLADLTTGDYIQDIAGPLGVPSEVKDWGRCAVIGGGVGIACLPILARALKDAGNTVTGIIGARNESLLILEDELRDSCDELVVCTDDGSYGYHGFPADILKKMVAEEAVDAVWIIGPAIMMKITSMATREAGIPTFVSLNPIMVDGTGMCGSCRVTVGGETRFACVDGPEFDAHLVDWDELMNRQRIYPGQEKESLERYHEHKCRCGERK; from the coding sequence CTGGTGTATAAAATTCAGCAAGCAGAAAAAATCGCGGAAAATATTTACGAATTCTGGATCAACGCGCCTCATGTCTCTTTCAATGCGCAGGCGGGCCAGTTTGTCGTCATTCGAATCGATGAAAAGGGGGAACGCATTCCCCTGACCATATCGGCAGTTGACGGGGAAAACGTCCGCATTGTCTTTATGGCAGTGGGCAAGACCACAACTCAGCTTGCGGACCTTACAACGGGTGATTATATTCAGGATATCGCCGGCCCTCTCGGCGTTCCCTCTGAGGTAAAGGACTGGGGGCGGTGTGCGGTCATCGGCGGTGGTGTCGGGATCGCCTGTCTGCCAATCCTTGCACGCGCCCTGAAGGATGCCGGCAACACGGTCACCGGTATTATCGGCGCACGAAATGAATCGCTCCTGATCCTCGAGGACGAATTGAGGGATTCCTGTGACGAGCTCGTCGTCTGCACGGATGACGGAAGTTACGGATATCATGGGTTTCCTGCAGATATCCTCAAGAAGATGGTGGCCGAAGAGGCAGTCGACGCCGTCTGGATCATAGGCCCTGCAATTATGATGAAGATCACCTCGATGGCAACAAGGGAAGCGGGAATCCCCACATTTGTCAGTCTCAACCCGATTATGGTGGACGGTACCGGAATGTGCGGATCGTGTCGCGTTACCGTCGGAGGAGAGACCAGATTTGCCTGTGTCGATGGTCCGGAATTCGATGCCCATCTTGTCGACTGGGATGAACTGATGAACCGTCAGCGCATCTATCCCGGGCAGGAAAAGGAATCGCTGGAGCGATATCATGAACACAAGTGCAGATGCGGTGAACGGAAATGA